The following proteins are encoded in a genomic region of Pseudoxanthomonas suwonensis 11-1:
- the rplE gene encoding 50S ribosomal protein L5 gives MTTRLEKIYKEQVVPALMEKFGYSNPMQVPKLVKITVNMGVGEAATNKKVLENAVADLAKITGQKPVTTKARVSVASFKIRDGWPIGCKVTLRRNQMFEFLDRLVSVALPRVRDFRGVSGRSFDGRGNYNMGVKEQIIFPEIDFDAVDAIRGMDIAITTTAKTDAEAKALLEAFKFPFRN, from the coding sequence ATGACCACGCGGCTCGAAAAGATCTACAAGGAACAGGTTGTGCCGGCTCTCATGGAGAAGTTCGGCTACAGCAATCCGATGCAAGTCCCGAAGCTCGTCAAGATCACCGTGAACATGGGTGTCGGCGAGGCGGCGACCAACAAGAAGGTGCTGGAGAACGCTGTCGCCGACCTGGCCAAGATCACCGGCCAGAAGCCGGTGACCACCAAGGCCCGTGTCTCGGTGGCCTCGTTCAAGATCCGCGACGGCTGGCCGATCGGCTGCAAGGTCACGCTGCGCCGGAACCAGATGTTCGAGTTCCTGGACCGCCTGGTCAGCGTCGCGCTGCCGCGCGTGCGTGACTTCCGTGGCGTGTCCGGCCGTTCGTTCGACGGCCGTGGCAACTACAACATGGGCGTGAAGGAGCAGATCATCTTCCCGGAAATCGACTTCGACGCCGTCGACGCGATCCGCGGCATGGATATCGCCATCACCACGACCGCCAAGACCGACGCCGAAGCAAAGGCGCTGCTCGAGGCGTTCAAGTTCCCGTTCCGCAACTAA